A window from Citrus sinensis cultivar Valencia sweet orange chromosome 3, DVS_A1.0, whole genome shotgun sequence encodes these proteins:
- the LOC102612235 gene encoding AAA-ATPase At2g46620, protein MMRAIIVLLVIGCLLFMIRVLLFKTGLIFVAKKWWRFIEDCLHVHQFFKVPEFNEGMQENQLYRKVYAYLNSLTSIEDSDFTNLFTGKKSNDIVLGLDPNQLIQDNFLGAPLSWANQDDSATARTLVLKLRKADRRRILRPYLQHIHAVSDELEQKKKRDLRLFVNLRNDRDGCCGRWRSVPFTHPSTFDTISMETDLKNRVKSDLESFLKAKHYYHRLGRVWKRSYLLYGPSGTGKSSFAAAMASFMSYDVYDVDLSRVADDADLKSLLLQTTSKSVILIEDLDRFLVEKPAAVSLSGVLNFMDGVLNSCCFEERVMVFTMNSKDHVDQALLRPGRIDVHIHFPLCDFSSFKTLASSYLGLKDHKLFPQVEEIFQNGSSLSPAEIGELMIANRNSPSRALKSVITALQTDGEGRGAANAGRRLDKSGSKKSTDADSGEHGGVFSRENTVKEFRKLYGLLTLKNSRKSQSFDLAAAENHS, encoded by the coding sequence ATGATGAGGGCGATAATCGTATTGTTGGTAATTGGTTGTTTATTGTTTATGATTCGCGTGTTATTGTTCAAGACCGGTTTGATATTTGTGGCgaaaaaatggtggagattCATCGAAGATTGTTTGCACGTGCACCAGTTCTTCAAGGTACCAGAATTCAACGAAGGCATGCAGGAGAATCAACTCTACCGCAAAGTGTATgcttatttaaattctttaactTCAATCGAAGACTCAGATTTCACCAACCTCTTCACCGGCAAGAAATCAAACGACATCGTCCTCGGCCTCGATCCAAACCAGCTCATCCAAGACAATTTCCTCGGAGCTCCACTTTCTTGGGCCAACCAGGACGACTCCGCCACCGCCAGAACCCTCGTTTTGAAGCTCAGGAAAGCCGACAGACGAAGAATCCTCCGCCCTTATCTCCAACACATACACGCGGTTTCCGACGAGCTCGagcagaagaaaaagagagatttGAGGCTCTTCGTCAATCTCAGAAACGATCGTGATGGCTGCTGCGGGCGGTGGAGATCTGTTCCATTCACGCATCCCTCCACTTTTGACACGATTTCCATGGAGACCGATCTCAAAAATCGGGTCAAATCCGATCTTGAGTCTTTCCTCAAGGCCAAGCACTATTACCATCGGTTGGGCCGTGTCTGGAAACGGAGTTATCTACTGTACGGCCCCTCCGGAACCGGGAAATCAAGCTTCGCGGCTGCCATGGCTAGTTTCATGTCCTACGACGTGTACGATGTCGATCTTTCCAGAGTCGCTGATGACGCGGATCTCAAATCCCTGTTACTGCAAACCACGAGCAAGTCGGTGATATTGATCGAGGATCTTGATCGGTTTCTGGTTGAGAAACCAGCGGCTGTGAGCTTATCGGGTGTATTGAACTTCATGGACGGGGTTTTGAATTCCTGCTGCTTCGAGGAGCGAGTGATGGTCTTCACGATGAACAGCAAAGATCACGTTGACCAGGCCCTTTTAAGACCCGGACGCATTGACGTTCACATTCATTTTCCTCTGTGCGATTTTTCTTCGTTTAAAACACTAGCGAGCAGTTATTTAGGGCTGAAAGATCACAAGTTGTTTCCTCAAGTGGAAGAGATCTTTCAAAACGGTTCGAGTTTGAGCCCGGCGGAGATCGGCGAGCTGATGATTGCGAACCGGAACTCGCCTAGTCGGGCGTTGAAATCGGTGATCACGGCTTTGCAAACCGACGGCGAGGGGAGGGGGGCAGCGAATGCCGGACGGCGCTTGGATAAAAGCGGGTCAAAGAAGTCAACGGATGCCGATTCGGGTGAACACGGTGGGGTATTTAGCAGAGAAAATACTGTCAAGGAGTTTAGAAAGTTGTACGGTTTATTGACGTTGAAGAATAGTAGAAAATCTCAGTCGTTCGATTTGGCTGCAGCCGAAAACCATAGTTGA
- the LOC102611936 gene encoding ras-related protein RABA3: MNEEMSGDATDHRHQQQENMIPDKIDYVFKVVVIGDSAVGKSQILSRFTKNEFFFDSKSTIGVEFQTRTVTINGKIIKAQIWDTAGQERYRAVTSAYYRGALGAVVVYDITKRQSFDHVARWVEELRAHADSSIRIILIGNKSDLVDMRAVSAEDAVEFAEDQGLFFSEASALNGDNVDTAFFRLLQEIYGAVSKKELECGNGKVDGPPMLAGSKIDVISGADLEISEMKKLSTCSC, encoded by the exons atgaacgaAGAAATGAGTGGCGATGCCACCGATCATCGTCATCAACAACAAGAGAATATGATTCCTGACAAAATAGACTATGTGTTCAAGGTAGTGGTGATCGGTGACTCGGCCGTGGGCAAGTCTCAGATTCTTTCGAGATTCACCAAGAATGAGTTTTTCTTTGACTCGAAATCAACCATTGGCGTCGAGTTCCAAACCAGAACTGTCACCATCAACGGCAAGATCATCAAAGCCCAGATCTGGGACACTGCTGGCCAAGAAAG GTACCGGGCGGTGACAAGTGCGTACTATAGAGGTGCCTTAGGGGCCGTAGTAGTGTACGACATCACGAAACGACAGTCGTTTGATCATGTGGCTAGGTGGGTGGAGGAACTGCGCGCTCATGCTGACAGCTCCATCAGGATCATACTGATTGGAAACAAATCTGATCTTGTGGATATGCGGGCAGTTTCGGCGGAGGATGCTGTTGAGTTTGCAGAGGATCAAGGCTTGTTTTTCTCTGAGGCATCCGCACTTAATGGTGACAATGTGGATACTGCCTTTTTCAGGCTGCTCCAGGAAATTTACGGCGCCGTTTCTAAGAAGGAATTGGAATGCGGCAACGGCAAAGTTGATGGGCCGCCGATGCTTGCGGGTTCCAAGATTGATGTTATCTCTGGGGCTGATTTGGAAATTAGTGAGATGAAGAAATTATCTACTTGCTCttgttga
- the LOC102611636 gene encoding ATP synthase delta chain, chloroplastic-like produces MDTLSSSVSTFKFAALHSTPRELHNFKAPPNTSQSHHQFHPHQSHLSSTRPNKTAASFTRRSFSNSYPSLTSSSGTSTPKSASPNSHQKPASGYAAALLDKALCHSSLEAVQRDVLKLSRLLKNEQIQAVCADPFVGDKDKGQIVKELLSSWKVNSYLAALLRMLIERNKVAMVSDVLEEFQRIYDDLIGTRVVFVSSAKKMEEDQLFYIAKRVQNLCGAAQVKIRNLIQEGVPSYP; encoded by the coding sequence ATGGATACTCTTTCAAGCTCTGTTTCCACCTTCAAATTTGCAGCTCTTCACTCAACACCTCGAGAATTACATAACTTCAAAGCTCCTCCAAACACATCCCAATCTCATCATCAGTTTCATCCACACCAGTCCCACCTCAGCTCAACCAGACCCAACAAAACTGCCGCTTCTTTCACTCGCAGGAGCTTCTCTAATAGTTATCCATCGTTAACTTCCTCCTCCGGAACCTCAACTCCCAAGTCAGCTTCCCCAAATAGCCATCAGAAACCTGCCAGCGGCTACGCTGCAGCCCTTCTAGACAAAGCTCTATGCCACAGTTCACTTGAAGCTGTCCAAAGGGACGTCCTAAAGTTATCAAGGTTGCTCAAGAATGAGCAAATTCAAGCTGTCTGTGCTGACCCTTTTGTGGGTGATAAAGACAAGGGGCAAATAGTGAAGGAACTGTTGAGTAGTTGGAAAGTTAATAGCTATTTGGCGGCTCTGCTGAGGATGCTGATTGAGAGAAATAAGGTGGCCATGGTGAGTGATGTTTTGGAGGAATTTCAGAGGATCTATGACGACTTGATTGGGACTCGAGTTGTGTTTGTTTCGTCTGCAAAGAAGATGGAGGAAGATCAACTCTTTTATATTGCTAAGAGAGTTCAAAACCTTTGTGGGGCTGCACAAGTCAAGATTAGAAATTTGATTCAGGAGGGAGTGCCATCCTATCCTTAA
- the LOC102611347 gene encoding pentatricopeptide repeat-containing protein At5g16420, mitochondrial, which produces MICSLPKSWETKKGKRFNTTLQVQKDQDPVTASLEFELCSVGVAMLRHLHQKITAPSCLLQSIGGARCSLSTITVTPPIKPWPQRLYPKRLVSMIFRQQNLDLALQIFHYAGKFHPNFSHNYDTYHSIIHKLARARAFDAVESLLTELKQNPEIKCGENLFITVIRNYGLAGRPELAVKTFLRIEKFNVQRSVRSLNTLLNALVQNKRYDLVHLMFKNSRHKFKVVPNVFTCNILIKALCKKDDVEGAIRVLDEMPSMGMVPNLVTHTTILGGYVWRGDIENAKRVFGDILDRGWVPDATTYTVLMDGYIKLGRLTDAVKVMDEMEDNGVEPNEVTYGVMIEAFCKGKKSGEARNLLDDMLQRKYVPSSALCCKVIDLLCEEGKVEDACELWKRLLRKNCMPDNAISSTIIHWLCKEGKIWEAKKLFDEFERGSIPSLLTYNTLIAGMCESAELTEAGRLWDDMVEKGVEPNVFTYNMLIQGFCKIGNAKEGIRILEEMLDKGCFPNKTSFSLLIEGLYESGNEGEVGKVVSMATASGSVESDSWNFLLTRIVSDLDSGAGALDELLVKNC; this is translated from the coding sequence ATGATTTGCTCGTTACCAAAAAGTtgggaaacaaaaaaaggCAAACGCTTTAATACAACTCTCCAAGTCCAAAAGGACCAAGACCCAGTAACTGCTTCTCTTGAGTTCGAGCTCTGTTCAGTTGGGGTTGCGATGCTGCGTCATCTCCACCAGAAGATCACAGCCCCAAGTTGCCTTCTCCAATCAATCGGAGGCGCACGATGTTCTCTCTCGACCATCACAGTCACACCCCCCATCAAACCCTGGCCCCAACGCCTCTACCCAAAACGCCTTGTCTCCATGATCTTCCGTCAGCAAAATCTCGATCTTGCCCTCCAAATATTCCACTACGCCGGAAAATTCCACCCCAACTTTTCCCACAATTACGACACCTACCACTCCATCATCCACAAACTCGCTCGCGCTCGCGCTTTCGACGCTGTCGAATCTCTCCTCACTGAGCTAAAACAAAACCCGGAAATCAAATGCGGcgaaaatttattcattaccGTCATTCGTAACTACGGTCTCGCCGGTCGCCCTGAATTAGCCGTCAAGACATTTTTGCGCATTGAAAAATTTAACGTGCAACGTTCTGTACGGTCGTTGAATACTCTGTTAAACGCTTTAGTGCAAAACAAGAGGTATGATTTGGTTCATTTGATGTTCAAGAATTCCCGACACAAGTTTAAGGTCGTCCCGAATGTGTTCACTTGTAACATTCTGATTAAAGCACTTTGTAAGAAAGATGACGTTGAGGGTGCGATTAGGGTTTTAGATGAAATGCCATCAATGGGAATGGTGCCTAATTTGGTGACGCATACGACAATTTTAGGTGGGTATGTTTGGAGAGGAGATATTGAGAATGCTAAGAGAGTTTTTGGCGATATTTTGGATCGTGGGTGGGTTCCTGATGCGACAACGTATACGGTTTTAATGGATGGGTATATTAAGCTAGGGAGATTAACTGATGCTGTCAAGGTAATGGATGAGATGGAGGATAATGGCGTTGAGCCTAATGAAGTTACTTATGGGGTTATGATTGAAGCCTTTTGTAAGGGGAAAAAATCAGGTGAAGCACGTAACTTGCTTGATGATATGCTTCAGAGAAAGTACGTACCCAGTTCGGCTCTTTGTTGTAAGGTTATTGATTTGTTGTGTGAGGAAGGCAAGGTTGAGGATGCTTGCGAGTTGTGGAAAAGACTTTTGAGGAAGAATTGTATGCCAGATAACGCCATTTCTAGCACAATTATTCATTGGCTTTGTAAAGAAGGGAAGATTTGGGAAGCCAAGAAGTTGTTTGATGAGTTTGAGAGAGGTTCCATTCCTAGTTTGTTAACTTATAATACGCTGATTGCAGGAATGTGTGAGAGTGCGGAGTTAACCGAGGCGGGGAGGTTGTGGGATGATATGGTGGAGAAAGGGGTTGAACCAAATGTGTTTACTTATAACATGTTGATTCAGGGTTTTTGTAAGATTGGTAATGCAAAGGAGGGGATTAGGATTTTAGAGGAAATGCTGGATAAAGGCTGTTTTCCAAATAAGACAAGTTTTTCTTTGTTGATCGAGGGCCTGTACGAGTCAGGAAATGAAGGAGAGGTTGGTAAGGTTGTTTCAATGGCAACGGCTAGTGGAAGTGTTGAAAGTGATTCCTGGAATTTTCTCTTGACCAGGATTGTTAGTGATCTGGATAGTGGGGCTGGTGCACTTGAtgaattattagtaaaaaattGCTAA